The following DNA comes from Microbacterium terregens.
ATCCAAGCCGGCCCGAAGGGCCGCCCCGCCCAGTGCCGCACCGAGCAGTTCCGACGCGCTGGGTCCGGGTTGGTCCGGAGCGTCGTCGGGGTCCGGGTCCGCCGAAGGACGCGGTGCGTCGGTCATGCCGTGCCTGGAGTGGCCGGCATCCGGAGGGGAATGAGGTCCCGCGGGGGCATGGGGGTTCCGCCGCGCACCACGACGATCGAACGGAACAGGTCCTCGATCTGACCGGCCGCCTCCACGTCGCCGGTGGCCGAGCCGCCGATCACACCGCGCAGGAACCACCGCGGGCCATCCACGCCGACGAAGCGCGCGAGGCGCTTGCCGGCGGCACCGTCCGGCCCCGCCGCGACCGGGACCTCGGCGAGCAGCTCCGGGCCGAGGGGACCGTCGCGCTCTTCGACGCGTCCGCCCTGCTGGCGGATCTGCGCCTTGATCTGCTCACGGGTCTCCTCCCACAGCCCGGTGGTGCGCGGCGCCGCGAACGGCTGAACCTGGAGGGTGGAGCCGGCGTAGTCGAGTCCGACCGCGACGATGCGCTTGGTCTGCTCCTCGACCTCGAGGCGGAGATTCAGACCCTCGCGCGGCAGGATCTTGATGCCGCCCAGGTCGATGTAAGGCCGCACCGGGTTGGCCTCCGATTCATCGAAAGGTCCAGC
Coding sequences within:
- a CDS encoding DUF3710 domain-containing protein, yielding MTDPTHTGADSAEPPADRATAGPFDESEANPVRPYIDLGGIKILPREGLNLRLEVEEQTKRIVAVGLDYAGSTLQVQPFAAPRTTGLWEETREQIKAQIRQQGGRVEERDGPLGPELLAEVPVAAGPDGAAGKRLARFVGVDGPRWFLRGVIGGSATGDVEAAGQIEDLFRSIVVVRGGTPMPPRDLIPLRMPATPGTA